In Mixophyes fleayi isolate aMixFle1 chromosome 4, aMixFle1.hap1, whole genome shotgun sequence, the following proteins share a genomic window:
- the LOC142151412 gene encoding histone H1-like, translating into MAETAPVAAESVPLSEGAGKKKRQPKKAAGGAKKSPKPSGPKVSELILKAVSASKERSGVSYTALKKALAAGGYDVEKNNTRVKLAVKGLVSQETLIQVKGSGASGSFKLNKKQLESKEKAAKKSVQPKKLAAKKVAKSPKKPKKAPSAAKSPKKVKKPTAAAAKSPKKAAKSPAKKAAKPKAAKKAAKPKATKSPAKKAAKPKAAKSPAKKAAKPKATKSPAKKAAKPKATKSPAKKAAAKK; encoded by the coding sequence ATGGCAGAAACCGCACCAGTCGCCGCTGAGTCTGTTCCTCTATCAGAGGGCGCCGGCAAGAAGAAGAGACAGCCGAAGAAAGCCGCAGGAGGAGCCAAGAAGAGCCCCAAACCCTCTGGTCCTAAAGTGTCCGAGCTGATCCTGAAAGCCGTGTCCGCCTCCAAAGAGCGCAGCGGGGTTTCTTATACCGCCCTGAAGAAGGCTCTGGCTGCCGGAGGTTACGATGTGGAGAAGAATAACACCCGCGTCAAACTGGCTGTGAAAGGTTTGGTGAGCCAGGAAACCCTCATCCAGGTGAAAGGCAGCGGCGCTTCCGGCTCCTTCAAGCTGAATaagaagcagctggagagcaaagAGAAGGCGGCCAAGAAGTCTGTGCAGCCCAAGAAGCTGGCGGCAAAGAAAGTGGCCAAATCCCCTAAGAAGCCCAAGAAAGCTCCGAGTGCGGCCAAGAGCCCGAAGAAGGTGAAGAAGCCAACGGCGGCTGCCGCAAAAAGCCCGAAGAAGGctgccaagagcccggctaagaaGGCGGCTAAGCCAAAAGCTGCCAAGaaagcagctaagcccaaagcTACTAAGAGCCCGGCTAAGAAAGCGGCTAAACCTAAAGctgccaagagcccggctaagaaGGCGGCTAAGCCTAAAGCTaccaagagcccggctaaaaaGGCGGCTAAGCCCAAAGCTACCAAGAGTCCGGCTAAGAAAGCTGCGGCAAAGAAGTGA